Proteins from a genomic interval of Helicoverpa armigera isolate CAAS_96S chromosome 9, ASM3070526v1, whole genome shotgun sequence:
- the LOC135117312 gene encoding uncharacterized protein LOC135117312, with product MPRRCELGCSHNPGVTQHQFPHPEKNPELFKAWVNIVGGKLETADDIKFYRKRVICDIHFADKFKNRNNRLNNIAVPTLHLQGAPSQDAHMPPATPHIPTELPMPEHNIWNLPSTSKQIVTGAPSQDAHMPPATPHIPTELPMPEHNIWDLPSTSKQIITAAPPNACVIAAEHNYCSKHGIQQRRKLKGDITINILVYSWCRSINRILSGKIQYRDEDDETKLSAQIYYNKHKHK from the exons atgccgaggcggtgcgaattgggatgttcacacaacccgg gtgtgacacaacatcaatttccacacccagaaaagaatcctgagttattcaaagcctgggttaatatagttggtggaaaactggagactgcagatgatatcaaattttacagaaagcgagtcatctgtgacatacattttgcagacaagtttaagaatcgcaacaaccgtttaaataacatagctgttcctactctccatcttcagg gtgctccatcacaagatgctcatatgcctcctgcaactccacatataccaactgaacttcctatgcctgaacataatatatggaatctgccttctacatcaaagcaaatagtcactg gtgctccatcacaagatgctcatatgcctcctgcaactccacatataccaactgaacttcctatgcctgaacataatatatgggatctgccttctacatcaaagcaaataatcactg ctgcacctcccaatgcgtgtgttatagcagcagaacataattattgcagtaaacatggtatacaacaaagacggaaacttaaaggagaca ttacaataaatattttggtatatagttggtgccgctcaattaatcgaattttatcaggtaaaatccaatatcgtgatgaggatgatgaaactaaactttcagcacaaatttattacaataaacataaacataagtaa
- the LOC110372590 gene encoding ribosome maturation protein SBDS — protein sequence MSKIFTPTNQIRLTNVAIVRLKKGGKRFEIACYRNKVVSWRNKLEKDIDEVLQTHTVFTNVSKGQVAKKEDLVKIFGKEDQTEICKEILEKGELQVSDKERHSQIDSLFKDIATTVADKCVNPETKRPYPVSIIEKAMKDIHFSVNVNKSAKQQSLDVIQLLKKEIPLERAQMRVRILLTGKDARKTKDKVVKLAMSVEEENWDSGTANIICLIDPGNFRVLDEMVRTETKGTGQFELLNLKETVEGEQAL from the exons ATGTCTAAAATATTTACTCCTACTAATCAAATACGTTTAACGAATGTCGCTATAGTAAGGTTAAAGAAAGGTGGTAAGAGATTTGAAATAGCTTGTTACAGGAATAAGGTTGTATCGTGGCGCAACAAATT agAAAAAGACATTGATGAAGTTCTGCAAACGCACACTGTCTTCACAAATGTCTCAAAGGGACAGGTTGCTAAAAAAGAGGATTTGGTGAAAATATTTGGTAAAGAAGATCAAACAGAAATATGTAAAGAGATCTTAGAGAAGGGTGAATTGCAAGTCTCTGATAAAGAAAGGCATTCCCAAATTGATTCTTTATTCAAAGATATTGCAACAACAGTGGCCGACAAGTGTGTTAATCCAGAAACAAAGAGGCCCTATCCAGTGTCAATCATTGAAAAAGCCATGAAGGATATCCATTTCTCTGTAAATGTCAACAAAAGTGCTAAACAACAGTCACTTGATGTTATACAGCTATTGAAGAAAGAGATTCCACTTGAGCGAGCTCAAATGAGAGTAAGAATTTTACTAACAGGTAAGGATGCAAGGAAGACTAAGGACAAAGTTGTAAAACTAGCTATGAGTGTTGAAGAAGAGAACTGGGACTCTGGCACTGCTAATATAATATGTTTGATTGACCCTGGCAACTTCAGAGTCTTGGATGAAATGGTCAGAACAGAAACAAAAGGCACTGGACAGTTTGAACTGCTTAATTTGAAAGAAACAGTTGAAGGAGAACAAGCTTTGTAA